A genome region from Bacteroidota bacterium includes the following:
- a CDS encoding LytTR family transcriptional regulator DNA-binding domain-containing protein, with the protein MKAIIVDDEQLARQIVREFLSHHPEIEIVAECPNGFEAVKAITELKPDILFLDIQMPKLSGFEVLELIDHDVTVIFTTAYDEFALKAFEVHAADYLLKPFSRERFDEALEQTKKRIPDSTRLDAIAEESASRTKPLERILVRDGAKVHIIPIESIDYIEAQDDYVSIKTEGKSILKQARLSALEQQLDEKKFIRIHRSYILNIERLAKIEPYAKDSRVAILADGTRLQVSRAGYARLKIHL; encoded by the coding sequence CTGAAAGCAATTATTGTAGATGACGAGCAACTTGCGCGACAGATTGTCCGTGAGTTCCTTTCCCATCATCCCGAAATCGAAATCGTTGCCGAGTGTCCAAACGGATTCGAGGCCGTGAAGGCGATTACGGAACTCAAGCCCGACATTCTCTTCCTCGACATCCAAATGCCGAAGCTGAGCGGGTTTGAGGTTCTTGAATTGATTGATCACGATGTCACCGTTATTTTCACCACGGCCTACGATGAATTCGCTTTGAAGGCGTTTGAAGTCCATGCCGCCGACTATTTGCTCAAGCCCTTCAGTCGTGAGCGGTTCGATGAGGCATTGGAGCAAACGAAGAAACGGATTCCTGACTCAACACGCCTCGATGCCATCGCCGAAGAATCAGCTTCGCGAACAAAGCCGCTGGAACGCATCCTCGTGCGTGACGGTGCAAAGGTGCATATCATTCCCATCGAAAGCATTGACTACATCGAAGCACAAGATGATTATGTTTCGATCAAAACAGAGGGCAAGAGTATTCTGAAACAGGCGCGCTTATCGGCGCTTGAGCAACAATTGGATGAGAAGAAGTTCATCCGCATTCACCGCTCATACATCCTCAACATCGAGCGCCTTGCCAAAATCGAGCCGTATGCCAAAGATAGCCGTGTTGCGATTCTCGCGGACGGAACGCGACTACAGGTCAGCAGAGCGGGGTATGCACGATTGAAAATTCATCTCTAG
- a CDS encoding EamA family transporter, with amino-acid sequence MKTYILYAVIAGLAWGIGGYFEKSGLRELGLPPIAGIFLRTAVAVILLGLISIPAWKAYTPSSSVNGWLMIIIGGGIVAGSLGMWSFYASLATSENLGVTLAVAFALSPIAGTVIGLVKGTQEIDIKTGLGLLAIVGGIILIQLAHRSPEKIN; translated from the coding sequence ATGAAGACTTATATCTTGTACGCAGTTATTGCGGGATTGGCATGGGGCATTGGCGGCTATTTTGAAAAATCCGGTCTGCGCGAGCTCGGACTGCCGCCGATTGCGGGAATATTTCTGCGAACTGCAGTTGCGGTTATATTGCTGGGACTCATCTCGATTCCAGCCTGGAAAGCATACACGCCATCGTCAAGTGTGAACGGATGGCTGATGATTATTATTGGTGGAGGGATTGTCGCAGGAAGTCTGGGCATGTGGAGTTTCTACGCGTCGCTTGCGACTTCGGAGAATCTCGGCGTGACGCTTGCAGTAGCCTTCGCGCTTTCACCGATTGCCGGAACAGTAATAGGACTGGTGAAGGGAACACAAGAGATTGACATCAAGACGGGATTGGGATTGCTGGCCATCGTGGGAGGCATCATCTTGATACAGCTTGCCCACCGGAGTCCGGAAAAGATCAACTAA
- a CDS encoding aminopeptidase P family protein, with the protein MNITAIQQALRERKIDGWLLCDFHNRDHLAYRVLGLDITKMTTRRWFYYIPAKGEPRKLVHSVEPRKLDSLPGKKEIFLPWKQLHSSLKKMLGSPKKIAMQYSPLNHIPAVSMVDAGIIELVKSFKHKVVSSADLVQMFEATISEEGYRMHKEAGVIVDKVRAEAYDQIRNAIATNNGLTEYQLQQFIMRRFKENGLVTVDPPIVGTNEHPADPHFESTPENARPFKQGDTVLIDLWAKLDKPGSIYYDVTWCGYIGSEPSKKYQEIFNTVKAARNAAIALVKDRFAKGKACGGWEVDDACRNVVKKAGYGKYFVHRTGHSIGEEVHGNGGNIDNLETKDERQLMPGCCFSIEPGIYLPHENMACRTEVNMFIRHDGVPEVTGEIQEELIRV; encoded by the coding sequence ATGAACATCACCGCAATTCAACAAGCCCTGCGCGAACGCAAGATTGACGGCTGGCTGCTGTGTGACTTCCACAATCGTGATCATCTCGCCTACCGAGTCCTCGGCCTCGACATCACGAAAATGACGACCCGCCGCTGGTTCTATTACATTCCGGCGAAGGGTGAACCGCGCAAGCTCGTTCACAGTGTTGAGCCCCGTAAGCTCGACTCGTTGCCCGGGAAAAAGGAAATCTTCCTTCCGTGGAAGCAGTTGCATTCATCGCTGAAGAAAATGCTCGGCTCGCCGAAGAAGATCGCCATGCAATACTCTCCTCTCAATCATATTCCCGCCGTCTCCATGGTGGATGCGGGGATTATCGAGCTGGTGAAGAGTTTCAAGCACAAAGTCGTGTCATCTGCCGACCTTGTGCAGATGTTTGAGGCGACAATCAGTGAAGAAGGATATCGGATGCACAAAGAGGCGGGTGTTATTGTTGACAAGGTTCGTGCGGAAGCGTATGACCAGATTCGCAATGCGATTGCAACGAACAACGGATTGACGGAATACCAACTCCAGCAATTCATCATGCGGCGGTTCAAGGAAAACGGACTTGTCACTGTCGATCCGCCGATTGTAGGAACGAATGAACATCCCGCCGACCCGCATTTCGAGTCGACTCCCGAAAATGCACGGCCGTTCAAACAAGGCGACACTGTACTGATTGATTTGTGGGCGAAGTTGGACAAGCCGGGTTCGATTTATTATGACGTGACGTGGTGCGGGTACATCGGCAGCGAGCCATCGAAGAAGTACCAGGAAATTTTCAACACAGTCAAAGCAGCGCGCAATGCGGCTATCGCGCTTGTCAAAGATCGCTTTGCGAAGGGGAAAGCTTGCGGCGGATGGGAAGTTGACGACGCATGCCGTAACGTCGTGAAGAAGGCCGGGTACGGAAAATACTTCGTGCATCGGACGGGGCATTCCATTGGCGAGGAAGTGCACGGCAACGGCGGGAATATTGATAATCTTGAAACAAAAGACGAGCGGCAACTCATGCCCGGTTGCTGCTTCTCGATTGAACCCGGCATCTATTTGCCGCACGAGAATATGGCGTGCCGTACAGAAGTCAACATGTTCATCCGTCACGATGGTGTGCCGGAAGTGACGGGCGAGATTCAGGAAGAGTTGATTAGAGTGTAA
- a CDS encoding ABC transporter permease subunit, giving the protein MNTILRNELLKTYLKWRTYIGFIAIAVLVPLVEIALKLEGGGMVRRMTRDLSQDFFFVGNLFNGYFVTYFIMNSLWVHVPFLIALVAGDQLAGEATGGTFRLMLIRPASRTKILLMKYVATLFYAFSLVLFLAVVSLSLGLYLFGGGDLLVAGKVLTILPQTQLPLRMLIAFGLATWSMWCVASLAYLFSSLVENAIGPIVGTMTVIIVFFILSNIQIEFFESIKPYLFTTYFNIWQMAFEDPIPWQTIAQHGGVLGGFIIGFYAVTWYIFVKKDVLS; this is encoded by the coding sequence GTGAACACGATACTTCGCAACGAGCTTCTCAAAACATATCTCAAGTGGCGGACCTATATCGGGTTCATCGCCATTGCCGTGCTCGTTCCGTTGGTTGAGATTGCGTTAAAGCTTGAAGGGGGCGGCATGGTCAGGCGGATGACGCGTGACTTGTCGCAGGATTTTTTCTTTGTCGGAAATCTCTTTAACGGATACTTCGTCACCTATTTCATCATGAATAGCTTGTGGGTACATGTTCCGTTCCTCATTGCTCTTGTTGCCGGCGACCAGCTTGCAGGCGAGGCAACAGGCGGTACGTTTCGCCTGATGCTGATTCGTCCCGCATCGCGCACGAAGATTCTCCTCATGAAGTATGTTGCAACACTGTTCTATGCATTTTCGCTTGTCCTCTTTCTCGCGGTGGTAAGCCTTAGCCTCGGGTTGTATCTGTTTGGTGGCGGTGATTTGCTTGTTGCCGGCAAGGTGCTGACTATTCTTCCGCAGACCCAGTTACCGCTGCGAATGTTGATTGCTTTCGGACTCGCGACGTGGAGCATGTGGTGTGTTGCTTCGCTCGCATATTTGTTTTCGTCGTTGGTGGAGAATGCCATCGGCCCGATTGTCGGGACGATGACGGTGATTATCGTCTTCTTCATTCTTTCCAATATCCAGATCGAGTTCTTTGAATCGATCAAACCGTACCTGTTCACCACATATTTCAACATCTGGCAGATGGCCTTTGAGGATCCGATTCCCTGGCAAACGATAGCGCAGCATGGCGGCGTTCTCGGTGGTTTCATCATTGGCTTTTATGCGGTTACTTGGTATATTTTTGTCAAGAAGGATGTGCTGAGTTAA